The proteins below are encoded in one region of Haladaptatus sp. R4:
- a CDS encoding MarR family transcriptional regulator → MTRADDYILELLDEAGIAANPSTIGFNIDYDRRYVSQRCRVLSKNSLLERVDEAKAMYQITDKGRQYLAGGLNAGELED, encoded by the coding sequence ATGACTCGTGCAGACGATTACATCCTTGAGTTACTAGATGAGGCGGGTATCGCGGCAAATCCCAGTACAATCGGGTTCAATATCGACTACGACCGCCGATACGTTTCTCAACGTTGTCGGGTCCTCTCTAAGAATAGCCTGCTTGAGCGAGTCGATGAGGCGAAAGCCATGTACCAAATCACGGATAAAGGGCGGCAGTATCTTGCTGGCGGGCTCAATGCGGGTGAGCTTGAAGACTAA
- a CDS encoding WYL domain-containing protein has translation MAQSIDEIHSLILEAMERRKTITLEYKGESEQRYHEREFEPWCYGVHRTTGNRVLRCYQTRGHSESGMPDELPFWRLARVDRMRSVSITDNNIRDDSPPYYNPQDKDMRSYFDSLPK, from the coding sequence ATGGCACAATCGATTGATGAGATTCACTCACTGATTCTCGAAGCGATGGAGCGGCGCAAAACAATCACACTGGAGTATAAAGGCGAAAGTGAACAACGCTATCACGAGAGGGAGTTCGAGCCGTGGTGCTATGGGGTACACCGCACGACTGGAAATCGCGTCCTCCGCTGTTATCAAACCAGAGGTCACAGTGAATCTGGTATGCCTGATGAGTTGCCGTTCTGGCGACTTGCTCGGGTAGACCGGATGAGATCGGTTTCCATCACAGACAATAATATTCGTGATGACTCTCCCCCGTACTACAACCCCCAGGACAAGGATATGAGAAGTTATTTCGACAGTCTTCCGAAATAG
- a CDS encoding site-specific integrase, giving the protein MTADPAGSIERLRNRVERSDTITPQDRENILAFSNRMALLRSEYSDQRHEKLLGHITRMAEQIEDISDALDDRKKAEDVVRWINRNYDNEETNKDYRIAFRVFAKRVTDGDDTPDSIDWIPSGYSNNYDPAPNPKNMLRWEGDILPMVKGTRNSRDAALVTVAWDSGARPGELQSLTVGDVTDYKHGLQVTVEGKTGQRTVSLIPSVPYLQRWLTDHPDSGDPNAPLWSKLSSPDQLSNRMLRKALNSAADRAGVKKPVNLTNFRKSSASYLASQNVNQAHLEDHHGWTRGSKVAARYVSVFGGDSDREIARAHGLDVGEDEPDPIAPLECPRCKRETPRQEEFCVWCGQAVEPGAIETMENDQRETRAALLRLAQEDPKLLDRVEQLQDVMALTDEHPDLLPDAQRFVNTLRED; this is encoded by the coding sequence ATGACCGCTGACCCGGCTGGCTCTATCGAGAGATTGCGCAACCGCGTCGAAAGATCAGACACGATTACCCCACAAGATCGAGAGAACATCCTCGCGTTCAGTAATCGAATGGCACTACTTCGAAGCGAATACTCCGACCAACGCCACGAGAAACTGCTCGGCCATATCACTCGAATGGCTGAACAGATCGAGGACATCAGCGATGCGCTCGATGATCGGAAGAAAGCCGAGGACGTCGTCCGCTGGATCAACCGCAACTACGACAACGAAGAGACGAACAAGGACTACCGGATTGCGTTTCGTGTATTTGCCAAACGTGTCACCGACGGTGATGATACGCCGGACAGCATCGATTGGATTCCTTCCGGCTACTCGAACAACTACGATCCGGCACCGAACCCGAAGAACATGCTCCGGTGGGAAGGAGACATTCTCCCGATGGTCAAGGGAACGCGCAATTCTCGTGACGCTGCTCTCGTCACGGTCGCTTGGGATTCCGGCGCACGTCCTGGTGAGCTACAATCGCTCACCGTCGGCGACGTCACAGACTACAAACACGGACTCCAAGTCACGGTTGAGGGAAAAACCGGTCAGCGAACCGTCTCGCTAATTCCGAGTGTGCCTTATCTTCAGCGTTGGTTAACCGACCATCCTGATTCGGGCGATCCGAATGCACCTCTATGGAGTAAGCTCTCTTCCCCGGATCAACTCTCAAATCGGATGCTACGAAAGGCGCTGAACAGCGCGGCAGACCGAGCAGGTGTGAAGAAGCCCGTAAATCTCACCAATTTCCGAAAATCGTCGGCCTCGTACCTTGCGAGCCAAAATGTGAACCAGGCACATCTGGAGGATCACCATGGCTGGACTCGTGGGAGCAAAGTCGCTGCACGTTATGTATCGGTATTCGGTGGAGACAGTGACCGGGAGATCGCCCGCGCACATGGACTCGATGTCGGGGAAGATGAACCGGATCCGATTGCTCCATTAGAATGTCCCCGCTGTAAGCGAGAAACACCGCGCCAGGAGGAGTTTTGTGTTTGGTGTGGACAAGCAGTTGAACCCGGTGCTATCGAGACGATGGAGAATGATCAGCGAGAAACACGAGCTGCGTTACTTCGGCTTGCACAAGAGGATCCCAAGCTACTTGATAGAGTCGAGCAGCTACAGGATGTTATGGCCCTTACGGACGAACACCCAGACCTCCTTCCTGATGCTCAGCGATTCGTGAACACGCTTCGCGAGGACTAA